The segment TTACGCACAGAAGGAAACCATGCAGAAGAAAGCTCTATGAGGAGCAAGCAACAACTCTTTAGTGCTGAAGGTTTGTCTTGTGTGCGTGCACAGAGGTGCAGGCACATGCGTACAATGGTCACAGCGCTGGACTAGGAGAgaaggagcagctccagtgcctgaaggggctgcaggaaagctggagaggggctggggacaagggatgtagggacaggtcaaggggaatggcttgaacctgcccaagagaggggagactgagctgagctcttaggcagaagctgttccctgggagggtgctgaggtgctggcacagggtgcccagagaagctgtggctgccccatccctggcagtgctcaaggccaggttggacacaggggcttggagcagctgctccagtggaaggggtccctgcccgtggcaggggttggagctggaggagctttaagttcccttccaacacaaaccaggctgggattccatgattccatgactgTGGAATGGGTACatgcagcagagagcagaagagaggaaggaagcaaCGGCTGCAGAGGtgtgaggaggagaaaggagaacaTTTGGGTAGCACTGGCCATAGCTGTAccagaagcaggaaggaaacagaaatcctCTCCTGTGGAAGGAAGAAGCCACTCTTTTTGGCCAAGAAGGGAAGAGATGAAACTTCTCCAAAACTGAGACAGATACATCAGGAGCAGAGTGCTTTTGCTGGGAACTTGTCCTGACAAACCCAACCACCATGTCTCATCTACAGACACCCACCAATGCCCATGTCTCAGTGCCACTCGGGCTTCCAGGTCATTCTGCTTCCCCTGGGGACACTACCAGCCACACGGGTGCTGGGAGAGCTCATCACATTCCATTTGGAAACGGACCTGAAGTCCAGGCTGGctgagaggaaaggagaagcatCCAAGGTCACCAGCACTATGCAGACACCCTCCTGCCCTTGGGTCTCCTCAGGAAGGGAACCAGGTTCCTATGGGACTGCCCTTGGCTCggtggggctggagcagatAAGGCAGCATGAGAAGAGAGGGTGTCAACCTGTATTGTCTGTGGCATCTCCCAGGGCTGTGGAACAACCAGTGCTGAAGAAAGCCTTGGTGACCAGTGCAGGGACAGCTGAGGAAGACCAATCAAAGCAGAAGGCCGACCAGGATGAcactggggaggaggaagagccaaAGCCCCATGCAGGGACTGGGGGCTCCAGCCGTGGGCTGATCCACGCTTGCCTGGTCCGAGTTTGTCTCCAGTTCTTCGGTGTCCAGGGCTCCTGCTGGTGGGAGAGGAGAAAATGAGGAGTTAGAGGGGAAGATGTGGACAGGGAAAGGAGCTCCCTCTCATGCAGGTCCATGGGTGATGTGCACCAAGGCACCGCGAGGTGAGGCCCTTGGTGGGTTAGTGGGGAGCAGGCTGCAGACAAAActgtgctgcaggaaggagaTGTCCAACCAGCTCCTTTAAGGGTTAGAGGAAAGAGTGAGGAAGAGCTGGTGCCACACACAAGAGGATCCAGAGGATCTGGTTCCTCCCAGGCACTCTCCATGGGGATCACTGAACATCTGAGGGTCCATGCCAGGACAGACTCCACCATTACCTTACCTGAGAGGGAgttctggaaagcagagctctgccctTTTTGGTCTTTGGAAGATGAAGTTAGGCGCAGGAAGGTGGGTTCTTCAGGGCTGAAGAGCACTGCCTTTGAGGGCGTTATGAGCTCAGCTTTGTTGAAAACTAACTTGATCTCTGGAACTATTTGGctgagggatggagctgggctggaaacagctgatttctccttcccatcctcttTGAGACCTTGATCTGTTCCTGGGACTGAGTTGGGGCTGAAGACTGTGCCCATGCTTCCTAACAAGGCTGGATCCTCTGTGGTTGAGGGGCTAACAGGCTCTCCAGTGTCTACCTCTGCTTCTGGAGGTGCTTCATAATCCAAGTCTGATGTGGGCTCCAGGGAAAGAGGCAGCTCAGTTGCCTCAGTACGAGTGGgtctttctgtttcagtgcGTTCTGGCTTTGTGGTTGTGGTAGGTTTTGGTTGCATCTTTGCTGTTGTGGTAGAAGCTGGTGTTGTGGTGGTGAGTTTGGGCTTTGCTGATGTTGTAGCAGCAGGTATTGGCTGGGCTGTAGCAGTGGTAGGTGTTGGTGTGGTGGGTGCTGGCTCGGCTGTAGTGGTGGTTGTGGTGAGTGCTGCCTTGGTCATAGCTGTGGTGGGGTTTGGTGTGGTGGTTTTTAACATGGTGGCCTTTGGCTTGGCAGTAGtggtggtgggtgctggtgtgGTGGGCTTTGCCATGGCTGTGGTGGTTGCTGGTGTCATGGGTTTTGGCTTGTCTGTGGTTGGCATTGGGAATGCGGTGGCAGGTTTTGGCTTGGCTGTTGTGATGGGTGTTAGTGGTGTGCGGCTTGGCTGGGCTGTGGTTGGGAACATGGTTGTGGTGGGAAGTGTGGTTGTGGGTCTTGACTTGGCTGTGGTGGGAACTGATGTTTTGGGTGCTGGTTtggctgtggctgtgggcaacgatgttgtgaatgctggtttggctgtggctgtgggcaACGATGTTGTGAATGCTGGTTTGGCTGTGGTTGTAGGTACTGATGTTGTGAATGCTGGTTTGGCTGTGGTTGTGGGTACTGATGTTGTGGGTGCTGGTTTGGCTGTGGTTGTGGGTACTGATGTTGTGAGTGCTGGTTTGGCTGTGATGGACAATGGTGTTGTCAATGCTGGTTTGGCTGTGGGTGTAGTGGATACTAGTGTTGTGGGTGCTGGTTTGGCTGTGGTTGTGGGTACTGATGTTGTGGGTGGTGGTTTGGCTGTGGTGGACACTGGTGTTGTGGGTGCTGGTTTGGCTGTGGTTGTAGAGGGTACTGGTGTTGTGGGTGCTGGTTTGGCTGTGGTTGTAGAGGGTACTGGTGTTGTGGTTGCTGGTTTGGTTGTGGTTGTAGAGGGTACTGGTGGTGTGGTTGCTGGTTTGGTTGTGGTTGTAGAGGGTACTGGTGGTGTGGTTGCTGGTTTGGTTGTGGTTGTAGAGGGTACTGGTGTTGTGGGTGCTGGTTTGGTTGTGGTTGGTGCTGGTTTGGCTGTGGTAGGTGCTGGTTTGGCTGTGGTTGTAGAGGGTACTGGTGTTGTGGGTGCTGGTTTGGTTGTGGTTGGTGCTGGTTTGGCTGTGGTTGTTGAGGGTACTGGTGTTGTGGGTGCTGGTTTGGTTGTGGTTGGTGCTGGTTTGGTTGTGGTTGTAGAGGGTCCTGGTGTTGTGGTTGCTGGTTTGGTTGTGGTTGTAGAGGGTACTGGTGTTATGGGTGCTGGTTTGGCTGTGGTTGTAGAGGGTCCTGGTGTTATGGGTACTGGTTTGGCTGTGGTTGGTGCTGGTTTGGCTGTAGTTGTAGCGGGTACTGGTGTTATGGGTGCTGGTTTGGCTGTGGTGGATGCTGTTGTTATGGGTGCTGGTTTGGCTGTGGCTGTGGGTTTTGGCATGGCAGTGGTTGGGGTGGAGGGGCTTGCCTGTGTTGTCACAGGGGCTGCAGTGCTCTCTTC is part of the Melopsittacus undulatus isolate bMelUnd1 chromosome 16, bMelUnd1.mat.Z, whole genome shotgun sequence genome and harbors:
- the LOC117437042 gene encoding proteoglycan 4-like, with protein sequence PGPSTTTAKPAPITPVPSTTTTKPATTTPGPSTTTTKPAPTTTKPAPTTPVPSTTTAKPAPTTTKPAPTTPVPSTTTAKPAPTTAKPAPTTTKPAPTTPVPSTTTTKPATTPPVPSTTTTKPATTPPVPSTTTTKPATTTPVPSTTTAKPAPTTPVPSTTTAKPAPTTPVSTTAKPPPTTSAVLFSPEEPTFLRLTSSSKDQKGQSSAFQNSLSAGALDTEELETNSDQASVDQPTAGAPSPCMGLWLFLLPSVILVGLLL